The following coding sequences lie in one Microtus ochrogaster isolate Prairie Vole_2 chromosome 6, MicOch1.0, whole genome shotgun sequence genomic window:
- the LOC106143819 gene encoding 60S ribosomal protein L27-like — protein MQSCHRDGGTSNQPDSQALVAGIDHCFYRMTAVTTDLIAKRPKTKPSVKVCHYNLLMPTRSSVDIPFNKTVINKVVFRDSALKSKVS, from the coding sequence ATGCAAAGCTGTCATCGTGACGGTGGCACCTCTAACCAGCCCGATAGCCAAGCTCTGGTGGCCGGAATTGATCACTGTTTCTACAGGATGACAGCAGTCACTACAGATCTGATCGCCAAGAGACCAAAGACCAAGCCTTCTGTGAAAGTTTGTCATTACAATCTCCTCATGCCCACGAGGTCCTCTGTGGACATCCCCTTCAACAAAACCGTCATCAACAAGGTTGTCTTTAGAGACTCGGCTCTGAAATCCAAGGTTagctga